Proteins encoded together in one Riemerella anatipestifer window:
- the rplO gene encoding 50S ribosomal protein L15, protein MNLNNIKPAKGSTHNSKRIGRGQGSGKGGTSTKGHKGQKSRSGYSMKIGFEGGQMPLQRRLPKFGFNNISRKDYRGINLDTIQTLIDTKGIKGDITKEVLVENGLASKNDLIKIMGRGELKSAVSISANKFTKSAEELINKAGGKVVTL, encoded by the coding sequence ATGAATTTAAATAACATAAAACCAGCTAAAGGTTCTACACATAATTCTAAAAGAATTGGTAGAGGACAAGGAAGTGGAAAAGGAGGTACCTCTACAAAAGGACATAAAGGACAAAAGTCTCGTTCTGGATACTCTATGAAAATAGGATTTGAAGGAGGACAAATGCCTTTACAAAGAAGACTTCCTAAATTTGGATTTAACAACATTAGCAGAAAAGACTACAGAGGTATCAATTTAGATACTATCCAAACTCTTATAGATACTAAAGGAATCAAAGGTGATATCACTAAAGAGGTTTTAGTAGAAAATGGTTTGGCTTCTAAGAATGATTTAATTAAAATCATGGGAAGAGGAGAGCTTAAATCTGCAGTGTCTATCTCTGCAAATAAGTTTACTAAATCTGCAGAAGAACTAATCAATAAAGCAGGAGGTAAAGTAGTTACCCTTTAA
- the secY gene encoding preprotein translocase subunit SecY, translating to MKEFIQTLKNIWSLKELKDKILFTLGMILVYRFASYISLPAINMTEVGTLLEQYQNQGGSKQGAGLLGLLSSFTGGAFSRASIMALGIMPYISASIIVQLMGMAIPYLQKLQKDGESGRNTLNQITRWLTIAVCLVQAPSYLGSITGLFLPYSQFASAYYVDPSSIMFWLPSIVILVAGSVFAMWLGEKITDKGIGNGISILIMVGILADLPMAFIQEVTAQTGKGGMGTIMILIEILFWLVVILLAIVLSVAVRKIPIQYVSRAQARGGNTRNLMQGARQWIPLKVNASGVMPIIFAQALMFVPGLLTKVDETNTFLAGFKNVFSWQYNLLFAILIIIFSFFYTAITIPVNQMADDLKRNGGLIPKVRPGQETADYLDDILSKITLPGAIFLAIFAVLPALVYGSLVQTDRFALFFGGTSLLIMVGVILDTVQQINTYLLNHHYDGLMQSKLSRTSNQ from the coding sequence ATGAAAGAATTTATACAAACACTTAAAAACATTTGGAGCCTTAAAGAGTTAAAGGATAAAATTCTTTTTACTTTAGGGATGATATTGGTGTATAGATTCGCATCCTATATATCTCTACCAGCTATCAACATGACAGAGGTAGGAACTCTTTTAGAGCAATACCAAAATCAAGGTGGTAGTAAACAGGGAGCAGGATTATTAGGTTTACTATCGTCATTCACTGGAGGTGCGTTTAGCCGTGCTTCCATTATGGCGTTAGGTATTATGCCTTATATCTCGGCTTCTATTATTGTTCAGCTGATGGGGATGGCTATTCCGTATTTACAGAAATTACAGAAAGATGGTGAGTCGGGTAGAAATACTCTTAACCAAATTACGCGTTGGTTAACAATAGCGGTATGTTTGGTTCAGGCACCATCTTATTTGGGTTCTATCACGGGGCTATTCTTACCTTACTCTCAGTTTGCATCAGCGTACTATGTAGATCCTTCTTCTATTATGTTTTGGTTGCCTAGTATTGTAATTTTAGTTGCAGGTTCTGTATTTGCAATGTGGTTAGGAGAGAAAATTACAGATAAAGGTATAGGTAATGGTATATCAATACTAATTATGGTAGGGATTTTAGCCGATTTACCTATGGCTTTTATACAAGAGGTAACGGCTCAAACAGGTAAAGGAGGTATGGGAACTATCATGATATTGATAGAAATCTTATTCTGGTTAGTTGTGATTCTATTGGCTATTGTACTTTCTGTTGCGGTAAGAAAAATACCTATTCAGTATGTAAGTAGAGCTCAAGCAAGAGGAGGAAATACAAGAAACCTTATGCAGGGAGCAAGGCAGTGGATTCCATTAAAAGTTAATGCTTCTGGGGTAATGCCAATTATCTTTGCACAAGCATTGATGTTTGTACCTGGGCTTTTAACTAAAGTAGATGAAACAAATACTTTCCTAGCTGGATTTAAAAATGTATTTAGTTGGCAATATAACTTATTGTTTGCTATACTTATCATTATCTTCTCATTCTTCTATACAGCTATTACAATTCCAGTAAATCAGATGGCTGATGACCTTAAAAGAAATGGAGGTTTAATTCCAAAGGTAAGACCTGGACAAGAGACTGCAGACTACTTAGATGATATTTTATCTAAAATTACTTTGCCAGGTGCAATTTTTTTAGCTATCTTTGCAGTTCTTCCAGCTTTAGTGTATGGAAGTTTGGTTCAGACAGATAGATTTGCTCTATTTTTTGGTGGCACCTCACTACTTATTATGGTGGGAGTTATCCTAGATACAGTACAGCAAATCAATACCTATTTGTTGAATCATCATTATGATGGGTTAATGCAGTCTAAGTTGTCTAGAACGTCTAACCAATAG
- the rpmD gene encoding 50S ribosomal protein L30, translating into MATIKVKQVRSAIGRTKTQKRTLEALGLRKLHQVVEHEATPAILGMVAAVQHLVEVQK; encoded by the coding sequence ATGGCAACAATTAAAGTAAAACAAGTAAGAAGTGCTATTGGTAGAACTAAAACCCAAAAGAGAACCCTTGAAGCTTTAGGTCTTAGAAAGTTACATCAAGTAGTAGAGCACGAGGCTACACCTGCTATATTAGGTATGGTAGCTGCTGTACAGCACTTAGTAGAAGTTCAAAAATAG